In Clarias gariepinus isolate MV-2021 ecotype Netherlands chromosome 1, CGAR_prim_01v2, whole genome shotgun sequence, one DNA window encodes the following:
- the LOC128520230 gene encoding aerolysin-like protein has product MSALADVVAVGANGGNPFNFNGTENGSTLQKIWVWLGDWQVKAIKVCLTDGQSKQFGVPAGDVKEFIFEDGEHFTSLSLWANSRGTRLGAIKFKTTHSREFYVKQRSEGLNQEVPVDVASGICMGITGRSGSDIDCFGFIFINTIKSTKLTDVEYPTLKEVIPKTQEYKVETSQKITQKSFWSVTGKLELTYTLEVNSGIPLIAKKKSNYDIKLGVDGTYASEISEERMEHYSFLVKVLPGKTVDADITLGQAPVDLPFKGKVKITCHNGGVLEFKTSGTYKGVTYTAGDVTVTESAKNLGGASKSATFILKM; this is encoded by the coding sequence ATGTCAGCCCTGGCAGATGTAGTTGCAGTTGGCGCGAATGGAGGAAACCCCTTTAATTTTAATGGCACTGAAAATGGATCCACATTGCAAAAGATCTGGGTGTGGCTCGGTGACTGGCAAGTGAAGGCCATAAAGGTCTGCCTTACTGATGGCCAGTCCAAGCAGTTTGGTGTACCTGCTGGGGATGTTAAAGAGTTTATATTTGAAGATGGAGAGCATTTCACCTCCCTTTCACTATGGGCAAATTCAAGGGGAACACGTCTGGGTGCCATCAAATTCAAGACAACTCACTCCAGGGAGTTCTATGTAAAGCAGAGAAGTGAAGGGTTGAACCAAGAAGTTCCAGTTGATGTTGCTTCTGGGATCTGCATGGGAATCACAGGGCGTTCAGGTTCAGATATTGATTGCTTCGGCTTCATATTCATTAACACGATCAAGTCTACTAAGCTTACAGATGTTGAGTATCCTACACTTAAGGAAGTGATACCCAAAACTCAAGAATACAAAGTTGAAACCTCCCAAAAAATAACACAGAAATCCTTCTGGTCAGTTACCGGAAAATTGGAGTTGACATACACCCTGGAAGTGAACTCAGGAATCCCACTgattgcaaagaaaaaatcaaACTATGATATCAAACTTGGTGTTGATGGTACATATGCTTCAGAGATCAGTGAAGAGAGAATGGAGCATTACTCATTTCTTGTTAAAGTCCTTCCAGGTAAAACCGTGGATGCGGACATCACACTTGGCCAGGCTCCAGTTGATCTCCCCTTCAAAGGCAAAGTCAAGATTACGTGCCATAATGGTGGTGTGCTGGAATTTAAAACCAGTGGAACCTACAAAGGTGTCACTTACACTGCTGGAGATGTAACTGTGACTGAATCAGCCAAAAACCTCGGTGGGGCCTCAAAATCTGCAACGTTTAttctaaaaatgtaa